In Hippocampus zosterae strain Florida chromosome 3, ASM2543408v3, whole genome shotgun sequence, a genomic segment contains:
- the rassf7a gene encoding ras association domain-containing protein 8 has product MELKVWVDGVVRVVCGLSEETSCQDVVIALAQAIGQTGRYVLIQRLRDTERQLLATERPLESLAKLGQHGSEVQFFLRRTGPSSSDGPGSKHDKLGPLALPKYTEPDLLKRSQPKKSLTFNLGPSTPPKAKQFQRSPRDSPDQRASPSSSPTPASSHAPSPSPTTGPSKEEVFRAVLQQQERLRAIEAQLENLERESNAWEHHHPSLSPSPISDARFQEELDTLEQTMRINQAELAHEQYWQEEFQAETQRERGMRRKLGDLHAKLDDCGRRLHEFSVRSAQLEQEIQQESQMEATNKRPDESLDAVRAELRSQENHGTELEEHLSETDKALGKAESLLQAKQDELEELNKELRQCNLQQFIQQAGVLPAHSHSRADLQEQLEQLELTHLFPEEYSNGTESPPRPTAKQFLGHPRNLQNPLVSSLNPEVLTSRESSWR; this is encoded by the exons ATGGAGCTCAAAGTGTGGGTGGACGGAGTGGTGCGGGTGGTGTGTGGACTCTCGGAAGAGACGTCCTGCCAGGATGTGGTCATCGCTCTGGCCCAGGCAATAG GTCAGACAGGCCGCTATGTACTGATCCAACGTCTGCGCGACACCGAACGACAGTTGCTGGCCACAGAAAGACCTCTTGAGTCTCTTGCCAAGTTAGGCCAACACGGCAGTGAGGTTCAGTTCTTCCTGCGTCGCACCGGCCCGAGCAGCAGTGATGGGCCTGGCTCAAAACACGACAAACTAGGCCCTCTAGCCCTGCCCAAGTATACTGAGCCGGACCTTTTAAAGCGCAGCCAACCCAAGAAATCACTCACATTCAACCTTGGCCCATCAACTCCTCCCAAAGCCAAGCAGTTTCAGAGGTCTCCTCGGGACTCCCCAGACCAGAGAGCCTCACCTTCCTCTTCTCCCACTCCTGCATCTTCTCATGCACCATCTCCCTCGCCAACAACAGGCCCATCCAAAGAGGAGGTCTTTAGAGCGGTTCTCCAGCAACAAGAGAGATTAAGGGCTATTGAAGCACAACTCGAAAACCTAGAAAGGGAGTCTAATGCTTGGGAGCACCACCACCCGTCTCTGTCTCCTTCACCCATCTCGGATGCTCGCTTCCAAGAGGAGCTGGACACCCTGGAGCAAACCATGCGGATCAATCAGGCTGAGCTCGCACACGAGCAGTACTGGCAGGAGGAGTTCCAAGCTGAGACGCAGCGGGAGCGAGGAATGAGGAGGAAGCTCGGGGACCTTCATGCTAAGCTAGATGACTGCGGGAGGCGGCTCCATGAGTTCTCGGTGCGCTCCGCTCAGCTAGAGCAAGAGATTCAACAAGAAAGTCAGATGGAAGCCACAAACAAGCGACCAGACGAGTCCCTTGATGCCGTGAGAGCAGAGCTCCGGAGCCAGGAGAACCACGGAACCGAGTTAGAGGAGCACCTCTCTGAGACTGATAAAGCTCTTGGGAAGGCAGAGTCTCTGCTGCAG GCCAAACAGGACGAGCTGGAGGAGTTGAACAAGGAGTTGCGGCAGTGTAACCTGCAGCAATTTATTCAACAAGCCGGCGTCCTGCCTGCACATAGCCACTCACGCGCAGACCTCCAAGAGCAACTGGAGCAGTTAGAATTGACACATCTTTTCCCGGAAGAATACAGCAATGGCA CGGAATCACCACCTCGCCCGACTGCTAAGCAGTTCCTGGGACATCCACGCAACCTGCAGAACCCCCTCGTGTCCAGCCTCAACCCTgagg TCCTGACGTCCCGAGAGTCATCATGGCGATAA